ACGTGCATCTAGTATCAAATACACGATAGAGCCAACTGTACCGCATAGCGTCAAAAACACTGCCCAATGAGCTGTAATGTATTCAAAGATTTGTCGCACCAGCTATCCTTTTTTTTCATAGTCTTGCTGGCAACCAATACAGCGCAAAGTCAGCCCCAGCTTGACTCGTTGTGGCTCTACCAGCTCGCCACAGTCAATACACTCATAGTCACCATCACTGTTTTGATTGTGAGTTGTTATGACTTGTGCTTTCGCGTGTGCAATAGCTAATTGCTGTGCCAGCATAATATCTTGCTGTTTTTGTGCATAATCGACGTTATCCATAGCTATCTTTTGTGTCTATATGTTTTGTTAAAGAGTAACCACGCCGTTGCACCCAATGTAATCAATGCGCCAACTGCTGTATCAAGCTGTTCCGCATTGAGTAAACCGCTTTGTACCAAGTTAGTACCTAGACCGATAAGCGAATAACGGATGATGGGGAATAAAATGCTGTCTTGCTTATCCATGTTAGA
Above is a window of Psychrobacter sp. FDAARGOS_221 DNA encoding:
- a CDS encoding TraR/DksA C4-type zinc finger protein codes for the protein MDNVDYAQKQQDIMLAQQLAIAHAKAQVITTHNQNSDGDYECIDCGELVEPQRVKLGLTLRCIGCQQDYEKKG